One genomic window of Manihot esculenta cultivar AM560-2 chromosome 16, M.esculenta_v8, whole genome shotgun sequence includes the following:
- the LOC110602973 gene encoding uncharacterized protein LOC110602973, whose amino-acid sequence MFGSTSKFIDEEVSSSNNFKSSLNASTLANACHQKNMELEFHEQGQLAFVNPSDQTLPQMLPFNLNSLNSPMLMMANGVDKGFLGSYYPSAANLMMNYRPRGCPISYSGLSRQLSAGLPNVSSRMHNPQLSEFCDINEFEMRNKKDSVKHESRSIKSSILQ is encoded by the coding sequence ATGTTTGGTTCCACATCAAAGTTCATTGATGAAGAAGTCTCCAGCAGTAACAATTTTAAATCAAGTCTAAACGCTTCAACTTTGGCTAACGCTTGTCATCAAAAGAATATGGAGTTAGAGTTTCATGAGCAAGGGCAGTTAGCTTTTGTGAATCCATCTGATCAAACTTTGCCACAGATGCTTCCTTTTAATCTTAATTCTCTCAATAGTCCTATGTTGATGATGGCCAATGGTGTGGATAAAGGCTTTTTAGGCTCTTATTATCCATCTGCTGCAAATCTGATGATGAATTATCGTCCTAGGGGTTGCCCAATAAGCTACAGTGGTCTAAGCAGGCAGCTGTCAGCTGGGTTACCAAATGTTTCTTCTCGGATGCATAATCCTCAATTGTCCGAGTTTTGTGATATTAACGAGTTTGAGATGAGGAACAAAAAGGACAGTGTTAAACATGAATCTCGAAGCATCAAATCTAGCATCTTGCAGTAG